A part of Desulforegulaceae bacterium genomic DNA contains:
- a CDS encoding VanZ family protein, translated as MKLTDKQKQGLLFGYICVITFLSIIPGGKSSEIAIPGMDKLVHFVFYLVLAVLFFYSEIFKKFRAEFLIILFCSSFFGVFIECIQAIIPWRSFELKDMIANFLGALSGLTGIFYLKKDSFK; from the coding sequence TTGAAATTAACTGATAAACAAAAACAAGGCCTTTTATTTGGCTATATTTGCGTAATTACTTTTTTATCCATAATTCCCGGAGGCAAATCTTCTGAAATAGCAATTCCGGGAATGGATAAACTAGTGCATTTTGTTTTTTATCTTGTTCTTGCAGTTTTGTTTTTCTATTCAGAAATTTTCAAAAAATTTAGAGCTGAGTTTTTAATAATTTTATTTTGCTCCAGTTTTTTTGGAGTTTTTATTGAATGCATCCAGGCAATTATCCCCTGGAGAAGTTTTGAACTAAAAGATATGATTGCCAATTTTTTAGGAGCATTATCAGGACTTACTGGAATATTTTATTTAAAAAAAGATTCTTTTAAATAA